In one window of Halococcus salifodinae DSM 8989 DNA:
- a CDS encoding bacterio-opsin activator domain-containing protein: MSSDDEASVTEPIRVLFVDDEQRLVEVAARFLEDLQESFVVVTETSASDALDRLDHEGVPDCIVSDYRMPGLDGLEFLEAVREEHSKVPFVLSTGKGSEEVASEAISAGVTDYLRKDTGTDQYAVLANRIENAVAQRRAERALAERERRLAAQRDELATFDRINAVIQGIIRNLVAAATRDEIEHTICERLAASELYEFAWIAERGAGGDLAVRTGAGIDDTDGVDVATDGGAVAEPAARALETGGVQVLDPADGSIVEDEAATDHEHRSAAAIPLSYENVVYGVLAVYSTRRDAFSEREQSGFAVLGEIAGFAINAAQNMRLLLSDTAVALELHVPDGSGFATRLTERLDCRYSLDGVVPGADGTLLQYVVVDGVAPERVLDAADESDLVASARLVSERETGSVFELAITDSPVNTLIEVGGTVQEFTAEDGEARVVAEIATDADVRTVVDGFEAAYPGAELLSKRTVELPLRTEGTFRQTLDERLTQKQRSALRAAYFAGYYDWPRDSTAEQVAESMGITSPTLHNHLRKAQRELAAAFLENDPDA; encoded by the coding sequence ATGTCGTCGGACGACGAGGCGAGCGTGACCGAGCCGATCCGCGTGCTGTTCGTGGACGACGAGCAGCGCCTCGTCGAGGTCGCCGCGCGCTTTCTCGAGGACCTCCAGGAGTCGTTCGTGGTCGTCACCGAAACCAGCGCCAGCGACGCTCTCGACCGGCTCGATCACGAGGGAGTCCCCGATTGCATCGTCAGCGATTACCGGATGCCGGGGCTCGACGGACTGGAGTTCCTCGAAGCGGTTCGTGAGGAGCACTCGAAAGTTCCGTTCGTCCTCTCGACGGGGAAAGGGAGCGAGGAGGTGGCGAGCGAAGCGATCTCGGCGGGCGTCACTGACTACCTCCGGAAGGACACCGGCACCGACCAGTACGCGGTGCTCGCGAACCGGATCGAGAACGCGGTGGCCCAGCGCCGGGCGGAGCGGGCGTTGGCCGAGCGCGAACGCCGGCTGGCCGCCCAGCGCGACGAACTCGCGACGTTCGATCGAATCAACGCAGTCATCCAGGGGATCATCCGTAACCTCGTCGCCGCGGCGACGCGCGACGAGATCGAACACACGATCTGCGAGCGCCTCGCCGCCTCGGAGCTCTACGAGTTCGCGTGGATCGCCGAGCGCGGCGCGGGTGGCGACCTCGCGGTACGGACCGGAGCCGGGATCGACGACACCGACGGGGTCGATGTCGCGACTGACGGCGGGGCGGTCGCGGAACCGGCAGCACGCGCGCTAGAGACGGGTGGGGTACAGGTTCTCGATCCAGCCGACGGCTCGATCGTGGAGGACGAAGCTGCGACCGATCACGAGCACCGATCGGCGGCGGCCATCCCGCTGTCCTACGAGAACGTGGTGTACGGCGTGCTCGCGGTGTACTCCACGCGACGGGACGCCTTCAGCGAGCGCGAACAGTCCGGGTTCGCGGTGCTCGGCGAGATCGCCGGGTTCGCGATCAACGCCGCCCAGAACATGCGGCTCCTGCTGTCGGACACCGCGGTCGCGCTCGAACTCCACGTTCCCGACGGCTCGGGGTTCGCCACCCGCCTCACCGAGCGCCTCGACTGTCGGTACAGCCTCGACGGCGTCGTTCCCGGTGCCGACGGAACGCTCCTCCAGTACGTCGTCGTCGACGGCGTCGCGCCCGAGCGCGTGCTCGATGCCGCCGACGAATCGGACCTCGTCGCGTCAGCGCGACTCGTCAGCGAGCGCGAGACGGGTAGCGTGTTCGAACTCGCCATCACCGACTCGCCCGTGAACACGCTGATCGAGGTCGGGGGAACGGTCCAGGAGTTCACGGCCGAGGACGGCGAAGCACGGGTGGTGGCGGAGATCGCCACCGACGCCGACGTTCGCACCGTGGTCGACGGGTTCGAGGCGGCGTACCCGGGGGCAGAGCTGCTGTCGAAACGCACCGTCGAACTCCCGCTCCGGACCGAGGGTACGTTCCGACAGACCCTCGACGAGCGCCTCACCCAGAAACAGCGCTCCGCGCTGCGGGCGGCGTACTTCGCGGGGTATTACGACTGGCCCCGTGACTCCACCGCCGAGCAGGTCGCGGAGTCGATGGGGATCACCTCCCCCACGCTTCACAACCACCTCCGGAAAGCCCAGCGCGAGCTGGCGGCGGCGTTCCTCGAAAACGACCCCGACGCGTAG
- a CDS encoding Lrp/AsnC family transcriptional regulator codes for MSVREEVLSLLCENARYSTTDLARQIDADEGEIEAIIETLEDEGVIRGYQAVVDWRQVDDEPVRALVECNVTLDRETGYDDIADRLAKFPEVESLRLVSGEYDFSLGVRADSMSDVSRFVSEKVAPVPEITQTVTHYLMTTYKERGVEFDDGHDDDRLSVSP; via the coding sequence ATGAGCGTTCGCGAGGAGGTGCTTTCGCTGCTGTGCGAGAACGCGCGCTACTCGACCACCGATCTCGCCCGACAGATCGACGCCGACGAAGGCGAGATCGAGGCGATCATCGAGACTCTCGAAGACGAGGGCGTGATCCGGGGGTATCAGGCGGTCGTCGACTGGCGGCAGGTCGACGACGAGCCGGTGCGCGCGCTGGTCGAGTGCAACGTCACGCTCGACCGCGAGACGGGCTACGACGACATCGCCGACCGGCTCGCGAAGTTCCCCGAAGTCGAGTCGCTCCGGCTGGTCTCCGGCGAGTACGATTTCTCGCTAGGGGTGCGCGCCGACTCGATGAGCGACGTCTCGCGGTTCGTCTCCGAGAAGGTCGCACCGGTGCCCGAGATCACCCAGACCGTGACCCACTACCTGATGACGACGTACAAGGAGCGCGGGGTCGAATTCGACGACGGCCACGACGACGATCGGCTGTCGGTCTCTCCATGA